In uncultured Desulfovibrio sp., one DNA window encodes the following:
- a CDS encoding sel1 repeat family protein — MKAIISSDPQRGAGHALVRLEGCPAVASTAFSLRRGSDMKFLSAGGWQESEMLLAPDGSDVRDGQVCLHIGPAVVDQLDPLAAYLLTVDGRRFGVEMMPLEYSSLGGQAGTMPVSCQVAPAQAEASSGVQMASPAEETSAQQAEAIPPQEEPQPEPLEHSSQEGLPTLPLEKTPERRRAVWPVVLGVLVVLGLVAAAAYFFLANDTEETPPLPAAEAAAPAAPQAPAGKDAPSASDADSPAAAEQPAEAPAGSLSPIQQARQHLRGEADPAASVALAKPLRVPGVQPEDADAAFLLLEDAAQKGNAEAMYLAGQFYDPACTLPRGSIPTDMAMARKLYEGARAGGIAEAGAALATLRQHVEAEAAKGNAEARRLLQDWK, encoded by the coding sequence ATGAAGGCCATCATCTCTTCCGACCCGCAGCGCGGTGCCGGGCATGCCCTGGTGCGGCTGGAAGGCTGCCCTGCCGTTGCCAGTACGGCGTTCAGTCTGCGTCGCGGCAGCGACATGAAATTTCTTTCGGCCGGCGGCTGGCAGGAAAGCGAAATGCTCCTGGCGCCCGATGGCAGCGACGTGCGCGACGGGCAGGTTTGTCTGCATATCGGGCCGGCTGTGGTGGATCAGCTGGATCCCCTGGCTGCCTATCTCCTGACAGTGGACGGCCGGCGCTTTGGTGTGGAAATGATGCCGCTGGAATACAGCAGCCTGGGCGGTCAGGCCGGGACCATGCCCGTATCCTGCCAGGTTGCCCCGGCGCAGGCAGAGGCGTCGTCCGGCGTACAGATGGCCTCCCCCGCAGAAGAAACCTCTGCACAGCAGGCCGAAGCCATCCCGCCGCAGGAAGAGCCGCAGCCTGAACCGCTGGAGCACTCCTCGCAGGAAGGCTTGCCCACTCTGCCCTTAGAGAAAACGCCGGAGCGGCGGCGTGCCGTCTGGCCTGTGGTGCTGGGCGTGCTTGTGGTGCTGGGCCTTGTGGCCGCAGCCGCGTATTTTTTCCTGGCCAATGACACGGAGGAAACGCCCCCCCTGCCCGCCGCGGAAGCCGCTGCGCCGGCTGCGCCCCAGGCGCCCGCCGGCAAGGACGCCCCTTCCGCCAGTGACGCGGATTCCCCGGCAGCGGCAGAACAGCCGGCCGAAGCGCCTGCCGGCAGCCTGTCGCCCATACAGCAGGCCAGGCAGCATTTGCGCGGTGAGGCGGATCCCGCGGCAAGCGTAGCGCTGGCCAAGCCCCTGCGCGTGCCCGGTGTGCAGCCGGAGGATGCCGATGCCGCCTTCCTGCTGCTGGAGGACGCAGCCCAGAAGGGCAATGCGGAAGCCATGTATCTGGCCGGCCAGTTCTACGATCCGGCCTGCACCCTGCCGCGCGGCAGCATTCCCACGGACATGGCCATGGCCAGAAAGCTGTACGAAGGCGCCCGCGCCGGCGGCATTGCCGAGGCCGGGGCAGCGCTGGCTACCCTGCGCCAGCATGTGGAGGCCGAGGCGGCAAAGGGCAATGCGGAGGCCAGGCGGCTTCTGCAGGACTGGAAGTAG
- a CDS encoding FtsX-like permease family protein encodes MRLALQIIRLALGDYLHERLLSLCAVLALAAVLTPLLILFGVKYGVVSTLTERLERAPQTLEISPVGSGHYTRDYLEQLSRHPAVAFVLPRTRAIAATLDLVTEGGQRCTVSLEPTAAGDPLLLRYGVPVPALAMDSGQTSVAGAHVLWSGCVLSAPVAERLGVAVGDTLDGRVERRFAGSVQRAHLPLRVVGILPVAAEQRPLAYAPLPLVEGAEDFRDGRAVPLLGDERGWTGEDRPEAPRTYAGFRLYARTLEDVMRLRDAFAAQHIDVYTQAESIEQIQSLSFSLNLIFTLIGSAAAVGFLASTTSSMLAAVKRKERLLGLLRLTGFSTGSLLLFPLTQSLATALLGTAVACGLYAATARGIDVLFASSLAGMESICRLLPEHYALALGLVCALSLVAALGPALRASRIEPSEVIREI; translated from the coding sequence ATGCGTCTTGCCTTGCAAATTATACGGCTGGCCCTTGGCGACTACCTGCATGAACGCCTGCTTTCCCTGTGTGCCGTGCTGGCGCTGGCCGCTGTGCTGACGCCGCTGCTGATCCTTTTCGGGGTCAAGTACGGGGTTGTCAGCACCCTGACGGAGCGTTTGGAACGGGCGCCGCAGACCCTGGAAATTTCGCCCGTGGGCAGCGGGCACTACACCCGGGACTATCTGGAGCAGCTTTCCCGCCATCCGGCCGTGGCCTTTGTGCTGCCGCGCACCCGTGCCATTGCCGCCACCCTTGATCTGGTGACGGAAGGCGGGCAGCGCTGCACCGTATCCCTGGAGCCGACGGCCGCCGGAGACCCCCTGCTGTTGCGCTATGGCGTGCCTGTGCCCGCCCTGGCCATGGACAGCGGACAGACCTCGGTGGCCGGGGCGCACGTGCTGTGGAGCGGCTGTGTGCTTTCCGCTCCGGTGGCGGAGCGGCTGGGCGTTGCCGTAGGGGATACGCTGGACGGTCGTGTGGAGCGGCGGTTTGCCGGCAGCGTGCAGCGGGCGCATCTTCCCCTGCGTGTTGTTGGCATACTGCCTGTGGCAGCGGAACAGCGCCCCCTGGCCTATGCCCCCCTGCCGCTGGTGGAGGGGGCGGAGGATTTTCGTGACGGCCGTGCGGTTCCCCTGCTGGGCGATGAACGCGGCTGGACCGGCGAGGACCGCCCGGAGGCGCCGCGTACCTACGCCGGCTTCCGCCTCTATGCCCGGACGCTGGAGGATGTCATGCGGCTGCGCGATGCCTTTGCGGCACAGCATATTGACGTGTATACCCAGGCCGAGAGCATCGAACAGATACAGAGCCTTTCCTTTTCGCTGAATCTGATTTTTACCCTCATCGGCAGCGCGGCGGCCGTGGGCTTTCTGGCGTCTACCACCAGCAGCATGCTGGCGGCTGTCAAACGCAAGGAACGCCTGCTGGGCCTGCTGCGCCTCACCGGCTTCAGCACCGGTTCCCTGCTGCTCTTTCCCCTGACCCAGAGCCTGGCAACGGCGCTGCTGGGTACGGCGGTTGCCTGCGGACTGTATGCGGCAACGGCCCGGGGCATTGACGTCCTGTTCGCCTCATCGCTGGCCGGAATGGAGAGTATCTGCCGCCTGCTGCCCGAACACTATGCCCTGGCTCTGGGCCTGGTCTGCGCCCTGTCCCTGGTGGCCGCCCTGGGGCCGGCCCTGCGGGCCAGTCGCATCGAACCTTCGGAGGTTATCCGTGAAAT
- a CDS encoding ATP-binding cassette domain-containing protein, with protein sequence MADTLLYSLRNVEKVRPGNDGFRLVLEALDVARGDLLALVGPSGCGKSTALDLLAGILRPDSGDRFLFRPQAGGSLFNILQLWRERRTDLLADLRLHHLGYVLQVGGLLPFLTARDNILLPCQALGDVASFLPRIRDVVERLGIGRLLRQCPATLSVGERQRVAIARALANGPSILLADEPTAALDPRHARLVLHLMADLARQQGVTVIMVTHAQDMALEAGFRLVPVCPEDAPASGAAACSRILHRREVA encoded by the coding sequence ATGGCCGATACCCTGCTCTATTCCTTGCGCAATGTGGAAAAGGTCCGCCCCGGCAACGACGGCTTCCGGCTTGTGCTGGAAGCCCTGGATGTGGCGCGGGGGGACCTGCTGGCCCTGGTCGGTCCCAGCGGCTGCGGCAAAAGCACGGCCCTGGACCTGCTGGCCGGCATCCTGCGTCCCGACAGCGGCGATCGTTTTCTCTTCCGGCCGCAGGCCGGAGGAAGTCTTTTCAACATCTTGCAGCTGTGGCGCGAACGTCGCACGGATCTGCTGGCCGATCTGCGTCTGCATCACCTGGGCTATGTGCTCCAGGTGGGGGGGCTTCTGCCCTTTCTGACAGCCAGGGACAATATCCTGCTGCCCTGCCAGGCGCTGGGCGATGTGGCCTCCTTTCTGCCCCGCATACGGGATGTGGTGGAGCGTCTGGGCATCGGCCGTCTGCTGCGGCAGTGTCCGGCCACCCTTTCCGTGGGAGAACGGCAGCGGGTGGCCATTGCCCGCGCCCTGGCCAATGGCCCTTCCATCCTGCTGGCCGATGAACCCACGGCGGCGCTGGACCCCCGTCATGCCCGGCTGGTGCTGCATCTCATGGCCGATCTGGCCCGGCAGCAGGGCGTCACGGTCATCATGGTCACCCATGCGCAGGACATGGCGCTGGAGGCCGGCTTCCGGCTGGTCCCGGTTTGTCCGGAAGATGCGCCTGCGTCCGGGGCGGCCGCCTGTTCGCGCATCCTGCATCGCAGGGAGGTGGCCTGA
- a CDS encoding virulence factor SrfC family protein, translating to MQEQDRELAQRCHSLAEQCRRASGWIADNAELVGSEGASLQRDMRHAARFFGKCEEAARRKMCAGVFGPSQSGKSYLISALASDASGRLMADFCGKECDFITEINPEGGKESTGLVTRFTTTRPEGSDAGHPIRLRLLTEMDVVRVLANTYYADCEHKEAPEMEPLLATLDALAALPPDSQAGGVSSDDVEELRDYINKNFISRPRVQMLQKGYWLRAMELAPRLNLENRATLFSLIWNSVPQFHQLYLTLCGALQALGNPTEADCPLDALIPRASSIIDVAVLQGLAGQDSGDHLNIRGAGGRTADLSRAVVAALTAEISIYMREKPDVLFDYTDLLDFPGYRSRLKLEDLRHELERQGTLENLFLRGKVAYLFERYCEERELTSMLLCIGPSNQEVQDLPRAVYEWICSTHGENPEHRAGKAPSLFFILSKMDMEFEEKAGTPSVEKRWTTRLQSSLLDFFGKQHDWPTNWDGSHPFNNVFLLRNPNFRCKAIFNFDADGHETEVRPEQRAYVEEVHQAFLHSELVQRHVAHPEVVWNAAMRLNDGGVGLLRESLRPLCNPELKRQQIEVVLAEKREQVLTRLEPFYQSDDREELRRQKELLSRQLVMLVGKVTSRHLFGELLRCLQVTDYDLYDLWLRERRAAGDAPSAPVPLSTSDDVSVDDIFSDIFGDSADKPAVPAAQTGGETVQRDAAGSLADMVFDYWIERLHNVSDSPEARSRFGLPPREFGQLVSELLLAAQRTGMRKRLEEQLRQCGAYANMARERLIWRQVSLAADSINAFVDWLGFDPRSHDARARTILMGGKSCELFTPPAEPPDEPIIGEQEAPYDRQWYTDWMRALAWSVMANVDFDGKQVRDPEQNNRLRDILAAFRA from the coding sequence ATGCAAGAGCAAGATAGGGAACTGGCCCAGCGCTGTCACAGCCTGGCCGAGCAGTGCCGCAGGGCCAGCGGCTGGATTGCCGACAATGCGGAACTGGTGGGCAGCGAAGGCGCCAGCCTGCAACGGGACATGCGCCATGCGGCCCGCTTTTTCGGCAAGTGCGAGGAAGCCGCCCGGCGCAAGATGTGCGCCGGTGTCTTCGGTCCCAGTCAGTCGGGCAAGTCCTACCTCATATCGGCCCTGGCCAGCGATGCCTCCGGCAGGCTGATGGCGGATTTTTGCGGCAAGGAATGCGATTTCATCACGGAAATCAATCCCGAGGGCGGCAAGGAATCCACCGGTCTGGTCACCCGCTTCACCACCACCCGCCCGGAAGGTTCTGACGCCGGCCACCCCATCCGCCTGCGTCTGCTGACGGAAATGGACGTGGTGCGCGTGCTGGCCAATACCTATTATGCGGACTGCGAGCACAAGGAAGCGCCGGAAATGGAGCCGCTGCTGGCAACGCTGGATGCGCTGGCCGCCCTGCCCCCGGACAGCCAGGCCGGCGGCGTGAGCAGCGACGATGTGGAAGAGCTGCGCGACTACATCAACAAGAACTTCATCTCCCGGCCGCGTGTGCAGATGCTGCAAAAGGGCTACTGGCTCCGGGCCATGGAGCTGGCCCCGCGTCTGAACCTGGAAAACCGGGCCACGCTGTTCAGCCTCATCTGGAACAGCGTGCCGCAGTTCCATCAGCTCTACCTCACGCTGTGCGGAGCGCTTCAGGCCCTGGGCAATCCGACCGAGGCCGACTGCCCGCTGGATGCCCTTATTCCGCGGGCGTCCAGCATCATTGATGTGGCCGTCCTGCAGGGCCTTGCCGGTCAGGACAGCGGGGATCATCTGAATATCCGCGGCGCCGGCGGCCGTACGGCGGACCTGTCGCGGGCCGTGGTGGCCGCGCTGACGGCCGAAATCAGCATCTATATGCGCGAAAAGCCGGATGTGCTTTTTGACTATACGGACCTGCTGGACTTTCCCGGCTATCGCTCCCGCCTCAAGCTGGAAGATCTGCGTCATGAACTGGAGCGCCAGGGCACGCTGGAAAATCTCTTTTTGCGCGGCAAGGTGGCCTATCTTTTCGAGCGCTACTGCGAAGAGCGCGAGCTGACCAGCATGCTGCTCTGCATTGGTCCCAGCAATCAGGAAGTGCAGGACCTGCCGCGGGCCGTCTATGAATGGATATGCTCCACGCATGGCGAAAATCCCGAACACCGCGCGGGCAAGGCCCCGTCCCTCTTCTTCATCCTGTCCAAGATGGACATGGAATTTGAAGAGAAGGCCGGCACCCCCTCGGTGGAAAAGCGCTGGACCACCCGCCTGCAATCCTCCCTGCTGGACTTCTTCGGCAAGCAGCATGACTGGCCCACCAACTGGGACGGCAGCCATCCCTTCAATAATGTTTTTCTGCTGCGCAACCCCAATTTCCGCTGCAAGGCCATTTTCAATTTTGACGCCGACGGACACGAAACGGAAGTGCGCCCCGAACAGCGCGCCTATGTGGAAGAAGTGCACCAGGCTTTTCTCCATTCGGAGCTGGTGCAGCGGCATGTGGCCCATCCCGAGGTGGTATGGAACGCGGCCATGCGGCTCAATGATGGCGGCGTGGGGCTGCTGCGCGAAAGCCTGCGCCCGCTGTGCAATCCCGAACTCAAGCGGCAGCAGATCGAAGTGGTGCTGGCCGAGAAGCGGGAACAGGTGCTGACACGTCTGGAACCCTTTTATCAGAGTGATGACAGGGAAGAGCTGCGCCGGCAGAAGGAACTGCTGTCGCGTCAGCTGGTCATGCTGGTGGGCAAGGTGACCAGCCGGCATCTTTTCGGAGAGCTGCTGCGCTGTTTGCAGGTTACGGATTATGACCTCTATGATCTCTGGCTGCGCGAACGCAGGGCTGCCGGCGATGCACCGTCTGCGCCTGTGCCCCTGAGCACATCGGATGATGTCTCGGTGGATGACATCTTTTCCGACATCTTCGGTGACAGCGCCGACAAGCCGGCCGTTCCTGCCGCCCAGACAGGTGGGGAAACGGTGCAGCGCGATGCCGCCGGCAGCCTTGCCGACATGGTGTTTGACTACTGGATAGAGCGCCTGCACAACGTATCGGACAGTCCCGAGGCCCGCAGCCGTTTCGGGCTGCCGCCGCGAGAATTCGGCCAGCTTGTGAGCGAGTTGCTGCTGGCCGCTCAGCGTACCGGCATGCGCAAGCGCCTGGAAGAACAGCTGCGCCAATGCGGCGCCTATGCCAATATGGCCCGCGAGCGGCTCATCTGGCGGCAGGTCAGCCTGGCCGCGGACAGCATTAATGCCTTTGTGGACTGGCTGGGCTTTGATCCCCGCAGCCATGATGCGCGCGCGCGGACCATTCTCATGGGCGGCAAGAGCTGCGAGCTGTTCACCCCTCCGGCCGAACCGCCGGACGAACCCATCATCGGCGAGCAGGAAGCGCCCTATGACCGGCAGTGGTATACCGACTGGATGCGTGCCCTGGCCTGGTCCGTCATGGCCAATGTGGATTTTGACGGCAAGCAGGTGCGCGACCCCGAACAAAATAACCGCCTGCGCGACATTCTTGCCGCATTTCGGGCGTAG
- a CDS encoding vWA domain-containing protein: MKKHLFLCVLCLLGAALLWVARPVAAGAAPLLQEGKKSLYQRVISHPGAKLVAEPASAQVVKETVVPFTVFYVYARSNGWVQVGVGTSEPQGWLEESRTTAWNQALTLLFTPRTSRDPVLFFKTDKALSALCSASDMSEQVKNLVRQAMSGSIPADSPLLACECDESEAAVSARRFYIMPILGMSDPFDDVKFLNVASIDPGTAGKKAPVGPPKTGIALVMDTSISMKPYIDQSRDVVRRIYDQLEKQKMTDNVGFAVVAFRSSTAATPGLGYTSTVVSDFATAKDRKALEDRLAEVQEATVSSHDFNEDSLAGIYSAVEKLNWADYSSRLILLITDAGPLRSDDRYASVTMGPVEMNDLARQKGIWITALHIKSPGGARNHAYAEQSYRSLSRLSGNKSNYLAIKAPDAATGARQFGSVAATLAEGMVAMVKSTAEGKTMTRPRDEAAPSQNPADQARQMAAALGYAMQLQYLGESMQKRAPTVVNSWIADMDLNRLASAGEQVPTVEVAVLLTKNQLNDLSTQLKIIIDNAERTKKTDSRDFFQGILSASAQMARDPNMPTQGKNLAQLGILSEFLDGLPYKSDIMLLREEDWYRMSIGEQTAFINRLKSRLARYEEYDRDRANWESFGQANAGDWVYRVPLNMLP, encoded by the coding sequence ATGAAAAAGCATCTTTTCCTGTGTGTGCTCTGCCTGCTGGGGGCCGCTCTGCTCTGGGTGGCCCGGCCCGTGGCCGCCGGGGCGGCTCCTCTGCTGCAGGAAGGCAAGAAGAGCCTCTATCAGCGTGTCATCAGTCATCCCGGCGCCAAACTGGTGGCAGAGCCGGCCTCCGCGCAGGTGGTCAAGGAAACGGTGGTGCCGTTTACCGTTTTCTATGTCTACGCGCGCAGTAATGGCTGGGTGCAGGTGGGGGTGGGAACCAGCGAGCCGCAGGGCTGGCTGGAGGAAAGCAGGACCACGGCCTGGAATCAGGCCCTGACCCTGCTCTTCACGCCGCGTACCAGCCGTGACCCCGTGCTCTTCTTCAAGACGGACAAGGCCCTTTCCGCGCTCTGTTCGGCCAGCGACATGAGTGAGCAGGTCAAGAATCTGGTGCGGCAGGCCATGTCCGGCAGCATTCCTGCCGATTCTCCCCTGCTGGCCTGCGAATGCGACGAAAGCGAGGCCGCTGTTTCCGCCAGGCGTTTCTACATCATGCCCATTCTGGGCATGAGCGACCCCTTTGATGATGTGAAATTCCTCAATGTGGCCTCCATTGACCCCGGAACCGCCGGGAAAAAGGCTCCTGTGGGGCCACCTAAGACCGGCATTGCCCTGGTTATGGATACCTCCATTTCCATGAAGCCCTATATTGATCAGAGCCGCGATGTGGTGCGCCGCATCTACGATCAGCTGGAAAAGCAGAAAATGACCGACAACGTGGGCTTTGCCGTGGTGGCCTTTCGCAGCAGCACGGCGGCCACGCCCGGGCTGGGCTACACCAGCACGGTGGTCAGCGACTTTGCCACGGCAAAGGATCGCAAGGCCCTGGAAGACCGCCTGGCCGAAGTGCAGGAAGCCACCGTTTCCAGCCATGATTTCAATGAGGATTCCCTGGCGGGCATCTACAGCGCCGTGGAAAAGCTCAACTGGGCGGACTATTCTTCACGCCTGATTCTGCTCATCACGGATGCCGGGCCGCTGCGCAGTGATGACCGCTATGCGTCTGTCACCATGGGGCCGGTGGAAATGAATGACCTGGCCCGGCAGAAGGGCATCTGGATTACGGCCCTGCATATCAAGAGTCCCGGCGGTGCGCGTAACCATGCCTACGCGGAGCAGAGCTATCGCAGCCTCAGCCGCCTGTCCGGCAACAAGAGCAATTATCTGGCCATCAAGGCGCCGGATGCCGCCACAGGCGCCCGGCAGTTCGGCAGCGTGGCGGCCACGCTGGCTGAAGGCATGGTGGCCATGGTCAAGAGTACGGCCGAGGGCAAGACCATGACCCGCCCCCGGGACGAGGCCGCCCCGTCACAGAATCCGGCCGATCAGGCCCGCCAGATGGCGGCAGCGCTGGGTTATGCCATGCAGCTGCAATATCTTGGCGAAAGCATGCAGAAGCGTGCCCCCACGGTGGTGAACTCCTGGATTGCCGACATGGACCTCAATCGCCTGGCTTCGGCCGGGGAACAGGTGCCCACGGTGGAGGTGGCCGTACTGCTTACCAAGAATCAGCTCAATGACCTGAGCACCCAGCTCAAGATCATCATCGACAATGCGGAACGCACCAAGAAGACCGATTCCCGGGACTTCTTCCAGGGCATTCTTTCCGCCTCGGCACAGATGGCCAGGGACCCCAATATGCCTACCCAGGGCAAGAACCTGGCCCAGCTGGGCATCCTGTCCGAATTTCTGGATGGCCTGCCCTACAAGAGCGACATCATGCTGCTGCGTGAGGAGGACTGGTACCGCATGAGCATCGGCGAGCAGACGGCCTTCATCAACCGGCTCAAGTCCCGTCTGGCCCGTTACGAGGAATACGACAGGGATCGCGCCAACTGGGAAAGTTTCGGGCAGGCCAATGCCGGCGACTGGGTGTACCGCGTTCCCCTGAACATGCTGCCCTGA